AAAATCACGAACAGATCCCATAATTTTAATGGAAGCTTCGTACCTAAAATTAGGCCGCCGACTTCAGACATGTAAATTAATTGTGTAACGGAAACCGTGGCAATGAAGAAACGTGTCATCTCTGATTCAATGCCTGCTCCTAAAATTGAAGGCAATAGCATATCCGCAAAGCCGACGATCATTGTTTGCGCGGCTTCACTTGCTTCAGGAATTTGTAGAAGCATTAAAATTGGCTCAAACGGCATCCCTAAAATACGGAAGAAGCTTGTAAATTCAGCTAAAACTAACGCAATTGTACCAAATGCCATGATGATTGGCGTAACTGCAAACCACATTTCTAGCACATTTACAAACCCGTTTTTCACCATTTTACCTAAGTTACGATTTGAATCGGCTTTTGATAACGCATTGTGTAAGCCGTACGTTACGACGTTGTAGCCATCTTGCACTTCTTCACGATTCGCAGCTGCTTCGGAACCATCAATTAACGTATCCGCCTTGTGCTTTAACGGATAAATACGGGGCATAATCACCGCTAGTACTAATCCACAGAAAATAACCGATGCATAAAACTCAAGGAAGTACGCTTCAATGCCAATCGTTTCAACAACGACTAAACAGAAGGTAATCGATACAACAGAGAATGTTGTCGCAATCGTTGCGGCTTCACGACCTGTATAGTTTTTTTCTTCGTACTGCTTGCTCGTTAGTAACACACCAATTGTTCCATCACCAACCCATGACGCTAAACAGTCAATCGCAGAACGT
The sequence above is a segment of the Solibacillus sp. FSL H8-0523 genome. Coding sequences within it:
- a CDS encoding YjiH family protein; the protein is MKTKFSFYTWFLFLAMSALGVFIFITPISTDAGVKVPIALLANWLAGYTDGFIHWFAFIVFIIAALGSIVMHFIPQRGPRKIWDSLFRVHWFWTIMRVLAVVFAGAFLFQVGPDALTSDVTTGILIDPLSGLVTFMFVLFLFAGLLLPLLTDFGLLEFFGSMMVKIMRPIFKVPGRSAIDCLASWVGDGTIGVLLTSKQYEEKNYTGREAATIATTFSVVSITFCLVVVETIGIEAYFLEFYASVIFCGLVLAVIMPRIYPLKHKADTLIDGSEAAANREEVQDGYNVVTYGLHNALSKADSNRNLGKMVKNGFVNVLEMWFAVTPIIMAFGTIALVLAEFTSFFRILGMPFEPILMLLQIPEASEAAQTMIVGFADMLLPSILGAGIESEMTRFFIATVSVTQLIYMSEVGGLILGTKLPLKLWDLFVIFLIRTIISIPIIAAIAHLLF